One genomic window of Candidatus Nitrospira inopinata includes the following:
- a CDS encoding tetratricopeptide repeat protein — protein MDVQDFLVQGEGREEDKREAWNLFQRAFERQMKGELEEAVNLYKQSLAAHPTAEAYTFLGWTYSFMGRLDDAIEECHKAIARDPDLGNPYNDIGVYLIEKGELDDAIVWFQKAMRAKRYESPAFPYLNLGRVYEKKGQWTEAINAYKQALALNPNYALARKALGRLISMLN, from the coding sequence ATGGACGTCCAAGACTTTCTCGTACAGGGTGAAGGCCGCGAAGAAGACAAGCGGGAAGCATGGAATCTTTTTCAACGGGCGTTTGAGCGACAGATGAAAGGGGAGCTTGAAGAAGCCGTCAACCTCTACAAACAATCGCTGGCCGCGCACCCGACCGCCGAGGCCTATACCTTTTTGGGATGGACGTACAGTTTTATGGGGCGGTTGGACGACGCCATCGAAGAATGCCACAAGGCCATCGCGCGCGATCCGGACCTGGGCAACCCGTACAACGACATCGGCGTCTATCTGATCGAGAAGGGCGAGTTGGACGACGCGATCGTCTGGTTCCAAAAAGCCATGCGGGCCAAGCGATATGAAAGCCCCGCGTTCCCTTATCTGAATCTCGGTCGCGTGTACGAGAAAAAAGGCCAATGGACGGAAGCGATCAACGCCTATAAACAAGCCCTGGCCCTCAACCCGAACTACGCCTTGGCCAGAAAGGCGTTGGGACGATTGATCAGCATGCTGAACTGA
- the ileS gene encoding isoleucine--tRNA ligase, producing the protein MDYKATLNLPRTDFPMKANLPQREPELLAWWDERKLYQRIQEAGKGRPQYVLHDGPPYANGHIHIGHALNKILKDIIVKSKTMAGFHAPYVPGWDCHGLPIEHQVLKGLGEKKHELDVPAIRALCRDYAEKYVAIQREEFKRLGVLGEWEHPYLTMTPAYEAAIIREFGKFVERGGVYKGLKPVLWCTQDRTALAEAEVEYDDHTSPSVYVKFPIVVAPPVLSRLFGDLAFPGEVRSVSIVIWTTTPWTLPANQAVCLHPDIDYAFVQVGDEVLIVAEKLLESVAKACRLGAHHVIGTRKGAAGFEGVETQRPLSTGLSPILLGGFVTLDQGTGCVHIAPGHGMEDYLLVLDHNAKASPGERLEILAPVDDGGRFTKSVKEFAGRHVFEANPAIVERLQSSGRLLGQGMLSHSYPHCWRCKSPVIFRATEQWFVSMETNDLRREALAEIERVKWIPAYGRDRIAGMIENRPDWCLSRQRVWGVPISGFTCASCRTLLADPTVIEHVAALVEAHGAGVWFERLASDLLPDGTVCARCGGTSFEKERDILDVWFESGVSYAAVLKPRRWWPADLYLEGSDQHRGWFHSALLAGVTTDRRAPYKAVLTHGFVVDGQGKKMSKSAGNVVAPQDVIKQYGAEILRLWVAAQDYREDLRISQEILNHLIEAYRKIRNTCRFLLSNLYDFDPERYRVPYEELPELDRWALLRLGELIPKVTKAYEDFEFHAIFHALNNFCSVDMSAVYLDILKDRLYTFRRDSHARRSSQTVLFDVLTALTKLMAPILSFTAEEIWRMLPDAARTGPDGFSVHLASFPDVDPKWGDPALGDRWERLLEVREAALTALEERRREKLIGSSLEAGLEIEANAERFGLLKRYEQILPSLFIVSQVELKEAGGFPRKPDFLVRVFKAKGDKCERCWNYREAVGRDAAHPTLCDRCLEAIH; encoded by the coding sequence ATGGACTACAAAGCCACGCTCAATCTGCCAAGAACCGACTTCCCGATGAAGGCCAACCTGCCGCAGCGGGAGCCCGAACTGTTGGCCTGGTGGGACGAGCGGAAGCTCTATCAACGCATCCAAGAGGCGGGCAAGGGGAGGCCGCAATATGTGTTGCACGACGGTCCTCCGTACGCCAACGGGCATATTCACATCGGTCATGCGCTCAACAAGATCCTGAAAGACATCATCGTCAAATCCAAGACGATGGCCGGTTTCCACGCGCCCTACGTGCCCGGATGGGATTGTCACGGCCTGCCGATCGAACATCAGGTGTTGAAAGGACTCGGCGAAAAGAAGCATGAGCTGGATGTGCCGGCGATTCGCGCCCTGTGCCGGGACTACGCGGAGAAGTATGTGGCGATCCAGCGAGAGGAATTCAAACGCCTCGGCGTGTTGGGCGAATGGGAGCATCCCTATCTGACGATGACGCCGGCCTACGAAGCGGCCATCATCCGCGAGTTCGGGAAGTTCGTCGAGCGGGGCGGCGTCTACAAGGGCCTCAAACCGGTGTTGTGGTGCACGCAGGATCGAACGGCCTTGGCCGAGGCCGAGGTCGAATACGACGACCACACGTCTCCGTCCGTGTACGTCAAATTTCCGATCGTGGTCGCGCCGCCGGTGTTGAGTCGCCTGTTCGGCGATCTCGCGTTCCCCGGCGAGGTGCGCTCGGTCTCCATTGTTATTTGGACGACGACCCCCTGGACCTTGCCGGCCAATCAAGCCGTCTGTCTCCACCCGGACATCGACTACGCCTTCGTGCAGGTCGGGGACGAGGTGCTGATCGTGGCGGAGAAGCTCTTGGAGTCCGTGGCGAAGGCCTGTCGTCTCGGAGCCCATCATGTGATCGGGACGAGAAAGGGTGCGGCCGGCTTCGAGGGAGTGGAAACGCAGCGACCTCTTTCCACGGGCCTGTCGCCGATTCTGTTGGGCGGGTTCGTGACGCTGGATCAGGGCACCGGCTGCGTCCACATCGCTCCGGGACACGGGATGGAAGACTATCTGCTCGTCCTCGATCACAACGCCAAGGCGTCGCCGGGCGAGCGGCTGGAAATCCTGGCTCCGGTGGACGACGGGGGGCGATTTACGAAGAGCGTCAAGGAATTTGCCGGCCGACACGTCTTCGAGGCCAATCCCGCAATCGTCGAGCGATTGCAGTCGAGCGGACGGTTGCTGGGCCAAGGAATGCTCAGCCACTCCTATCCCCACTGCTGGCGGTGCAAAAGTCCCGTCATTTTCCGCGCGACGGAACAGTGGTTCGTCTCGATGGAAACGAACGACCTTCGCCGGGAAGCGTTGGCCGAGATCGAGCGGGTGAAGTGGATTCCAGCGTACGGCCGGGATCGCATCGCCGGCATGATTGAAAACAGGCCGGACTGGTGTCTTTCGCGCCAGCGGGTGTGGGGGGTGCCGATTTCCGGCTTCACCTGCGCCTCATGCCGGACTCTGTTGGCGGATCCCACCGTGATCGAGCACGTCGCCGCTCTGGTCGAAGCCCATGGGGCCGGCGTCTGGTTCGAGCGGCTGGCGTCGGATCTGTTGCCGGACGGAACGGTCTGCGCCCGCTGCGGCGGGACGTCGTTTGAAAAGGAGCGGGACATTCTCGACGTGTGGTTTGAATCGGGTGTGAGCTACGCCGCGGTGCTGAAACCCAGACGCTGGTGGCCCGCCGACCTGTATTTGGAAGGGTCCGATCAACACCGGGGATGGTTCCACAGCGCCCTGCTGGCCGGGGTCACGACGGACCGACGCGCTCCCTACAAGGCGGTGCTGACGCACGGATTCGTGGTCGATGGGCAGGGTAAGAAAATGTCCAAGTCCGCCGGCAACGTGGTGGCTCCGCAGGACGTCATCAAACAATACGGGGCGGAAATTCTCCGCCTCTGGGTGGCGGCGCAGGACTATCGAGAAGACCTCCGCATTTCGCAGGAAATCTTAAATCACCTGATCGAGGCCTATCGAAAGATCCGCAATACCTGCCGGTTTCTGTTGAGCAACCTGTACGACTTCGATCCGGAACGGTATCGGGTGCCCTATGAAGAGTTGCCGGAACTGGACCGCTGGGCGCTGCTGCGATTGGGAGAATTGATCCCCAAAGTAACGAAAGCCTACGAGGATTTCGAGTTCCATGCGATCTTTCACGCGCTCAACAATTTCTGTTCGGTGGACATGAGCGCCGTCTATTTGGACATCCTGAAAGATCGGCTGTACACCTTTCGAAGGGATTCCCATGCCAGGCGGAGTTCTCAGACCGTGTTGTTCGACGTGCTGACGGCGCTGACGAAATTGATGGCGCCGATTCTCAGCTTTACGGCCGAGGAGATTTGGCGGATGTTGCCGGACGCCGCGCGCACGGGGCCGGACGGATTCAGCGTCCATCTGGCTTCGTTTCCGGACGTCGATCCCAAGTGGGGTGATCCGGCGTTGGGCGACCGATGGGAGCGGCTGTTGGAAGTGCGGGAAGCCGCGCTGACGGCTTTGGAGGAACGGCGCCGGGAAAAACTCATCGGCTCGTCGCTCGAAGCCGGCCTGGAGATCGAGGCGAATGCCGAGCGGTTTGGTTTGCTCAAACGGTACGAGCAGATTCTGCCGAGCCTTTTCATCGTCTCGCAGGTTGAACTCAAGGAGGCCGGCGGGTTTCCGCGGAAGCCGGACTTTCTGGTGCGCGTGTTCAAGGCCAAGGGCGACAAATGCGAACGGTGCTGGAACTACCGGGAGGCCGTGGGTCGGGACGCCGCGCATCCGACCCTGTGCGATCGATGCCTGGAGGCCATTCATTGA
- a CDS encoding helix-hairpin-helix domain-containing protein — translation MKRKWMAAIAAGVLLTTGCVSNSKYQEAVTEAEHVREELAKAREQRTALEQQVRALKELNAKYSSEANAARDELQRLEHSRDKERGKIEGKTGELEEKVRALSTQNRNLRQELQDVKRHNETLKSMVARYQKELKDRAQMPMLAPAQSGASAPSEAAPAVGMVNVNKVSASDLVLLLGVNQEEADRIVNNRPYRVKGELVAKNVLTKDAFDKIKERITVSQ, via the coding sequence ATGAAGCGGAAGTGGATGGCGGCCATAGCGGCCGGCGTGCTGCTGACGACGGGCTGTGTCTCCAACTCCAAATACCAAGAGGCGGTGACGGAAGCCGAACACGTCAGGGAGGAATTGGCCAAGGCGCGGGAGCAGAGAACCGCTCTGGAGCAGCAGGTGCGGGCCTTGAAAGAATTGAACGCCAAGTACAGCAGCGAGGCCAATGCGGCCCGCGACGAGTTGCAGCGGCTTGAACACAGTCGGGACAAGGAGCGGGGCAAGATCGAAGGAAAGACCGGCGAGCTGGAAGAAAAAGTCCGGGCCCTCTCGACTCAAAACCGCAACCTGCGCCAGGAATTGCAGGACGTGAAACGCCACAATGAAACGTTGAAGTCGATGGTGGCTCGGTACCAGAAAGAGCTGAAAGACCGGGCTCAGATGCCGATGCTTGCGCCGGCTCAGTCGGGTGCGTCGGCGCCGTCCGAGGCCGCTCCCGCCGTCGGCATGGTGAACGTCAACAAGGTGTCGGCAAGCGACCTGGTCCTGTTGTTGGGAGTGAACCAGGAAGAGGCGGATCGGATCGTCAACAATCGCCCCTACCGGGTCAAAGGCGAGTTGGTGGCCAAAAACGTGCTGACGAAGGACGCGTTCGACAAGATCAAGGAGCGGATCACCGTGAGTCAGTAG
- a CDS encoding sulfide-dependent adenosine diphosphate thiazole synthase gives MHKPKPAPLRERDVTRHIAREYYKEFDQLIESDVIIVGAGPSGLLCAHDLAAMGFRTLIVEQSLALGGGFWHGGYLMNKATICEPANEILEELGVPCKRIADCDGMYMVDPPHATGALVAAAYRAGAKILNLTRVVDLILRQDGLLEGIVVNNTTAEMAGHDVIHVDPIALESKIVVDATGHDAVVVELLHKRNLYKPVPGNGAMWVSRSEEEVVDRTGEVYPNCFVVGLAVAAVYGTPRMGPAFGSMLLSGRYGAQLIKKKLKQE, from the coding sequence ATGCACAAACCCAAGCCTGCCCCGTTGCGAGAGAGGGACGTCACCCGGCACATCGCGCGGGAATACTACAAAGAGTTCGACCAGCTCATCGAAAGCGACGTGATCATCGTCGGAGCGGGCCCCTCCGGCCTGCTGTGCGCGCACGACCTGGCCGCGATGGGCTTCCGCACGTTGATCGTCGAGCAAAGCCTCGCCCTGGGAGGAGGATTCTGGCACGGCGGCTATTTGATGAACAAAGCGACGATCTGCGAGCCGGCCAACGAGATTCTCGAAGAACTCGGCGTCCCTTGTAAAAGAATCGCCGATTGCGACGGCATGTACATGGTCGATCCGCCCCACGCCACGGGCGCCCTCGTCGCAGCCGCCTACCGGGCCGGCGCCAAGATCTTGAACTTGACCCGCGTCGTGGACTTGATCTTACGCCAAGACGGATTATTAGAAGGCATCGTGGTGAACAACACCACGGCGGAGATGGCCGGTCATGACGTCATCCACGTGGACCCGATCGCCTTGGAAAGCAAGATCGTCGTGGACGCCACGGGGCACGACGCCGTCGTCGTCGAGCTCTTGCACAAGCGAAACCTGTACAAGCCGGTGCCGGGCAACGGAGCCATGTGGGTTTCTCGATCGGAGGAAGAGGTGGTGGACCGGACGGGGGAGGTCTATCCCAATTGTTTCGTCGTCGGCCTGGCCGTCGCGGCCGTGTACGGCACCCCGCGCATGGGTCCGGCCTTCGGCTCGATGTTGCTGTCCGGCCGATACGGAGCGCAGTTAATCAAGAAAAAGCTGAAACAGGAATAG
- the thiC gene encoding phosphomethylpyrimidine synthase ThiC: MDDRLNQHEAADGNEPGVSTAPVSTFPLSTQPFPASRKVHVEGAFPGVRVPMREISLTPTRSTNGGGPTPNPPITVYDTSGPYTDPTVTIDLRAGLSPLRRRWVLDRGDVEELDQITSVYGRQRATDPKLAHLRFRHIRKPLRAKPGRNVTQLHYARKGIVTPEMEFIAIRENQSREVARELASRNGHGGGVAQHPGFAWGADIPAVITPEFVRDEVARGRAIIPSNINHPESEPMIIGRNFLVKINANIGNSAVASSIEEEVEKMIWAIRWGSDTVMDLSTGKNIHETREWIIRNAPVPIGTVPIYQALEKVGGKAEDLTWEIYRDTLIEQAEQGVDYFTIHAGVRLAYIPLTAKRMTGIVSRGGSIHAKWCLAHHQENFAYTHFEEICEIMKAYDVAFSLGDGLRPGSIADANDEAQFAELETLGELTKIAWRHDVQVMIEGPGHVPMHMIQANMEKQLKACHEAPFYTLGPLTTDIAPGYDHITSGIGAAMIGWYGCAMLCYVTPKEHLGLPDREDVKAGVIAYKIAAHAADLAKGHPGAQIRDNALSKARFEFRWEDQFNLSLDPDTARRFHDATLPDQAAKVSHFCSMCGPHFCSMKITQDVRDYAAQKQIDEQRAIQIGMQEKADEFRKTGAEIYR, translated from the coding sequence ATGGATGACCGTCTGAATCAACACGAAGCCGCCGACGGAAATGAGCCGGGCGTGTCGACCGCCCCCGTTTCGACTTTTCCACTGAGCACTCAACCGTTTCCCGCTTCTCGAAAGGTCCATGTGGAGGGCGCGTTCCCGGGAGTCCGGGTGCCGATGCGCGAGATCAGCCTCACTCCGACGCGATCGACGAACGGCGGCGGACCGACCCCCAATCCGCCGATCACCGTCTATGACACGTCCGGCCCCTACACGGATCCGACCGTCACGATCGATCTGCGGGCCGGACTGTCGCCGTTGCGGCGCCGATGGGTGCTCGATCGGGGCGACGTGGAAGAGCTCGACCAGATCACGTCGGTCTATGGCCGCCAGCGCGCCACCGACCCCAAACTCGCGCATCTTCGGTTTCGGCACATCCGCAAACCGCTGCGAGCGAAGCCCGGAAGAAACGTCACGCAACTCCACTATGCCCGCAAGGGCATCGTCACGCCGGAAATGGAATTCATCGCCATCCGCGAAAACCAATCGCGCGAGGTCGCCAGGGAACTGGCCTCCCGCAACGGGCACGGCGGCGGCGTGGCGCAACATCCCGGGTTTGCCTGGGGCGCCGACATCCCGGCCGTCATCACGCCGGAGTTCGTCCGCGACGAGGTGGCCAGGGGCCGCGCGATCATCCCGTCGAACATCAATCACCCCGAAAGCGAGCCGATGATCATCGGCCGCAATTTTCTGGTGAAGATCAACGCCAACATCGGCAACTCGGCCGTCGCCTCGTCCATCGAGGAAGAAGTCGAAAAAATGATCTGGGCCATCCGCTGGGGGTCCGACACGGTGATGGACCTCTCCACCGGCAAAAACATCCACGAGACCCGCGAATGGATCATCCGGAACGCGCCGGTGCCCATCGGCACCGTGCCCATTTACCAGGCGCTGGAGAAAGTCGGCGGCAAGGCCGAAGACCTCACTTGGGAAATCTATCGAGACACCTTGATCGAACAGGCCGAGCAGGGGGTGGATTATTTCACGATCCACGCCGGCGTGCGGCTGGCCTACATTCCTTTGACCGCCAAGCGGATGACCGGTATCGTCTCGCGCGGGGGCTCGATCCATGCCAAGTGGTGCCTGGCGCACCATCAAGAGAATTTTGCATACACTCACTTCGAGGAAATCTGCGAGATTATGAAAGCCTACGACGTGGCTTTTAGTCTGGGCGACGGGTTGCGCCCCGGCTCCATCGCCGACGCGAACGACGAGGCCCAGTTCGCCGAACTCGAGACGCTCGGGGAACTGACCAAAATCGCCTGGAGACACGACGTGCAAGTGATGATCGAAGGACCGGGCCACGTGCCGATGCACATGATCCAAGCCAACATGGAAAAACAACTCAAGGCCTGCCACGAGGCGCCTTTTTATACGCTGGGGCCTTTGACGACCGACATCGCCCCCGGCTACGACCACATCACCTCCGGCATCGGCGCGGCGATGATCGGCTGGTACGGGTGCGCGATGCTCTGTTACGTGACGCCAAAGGAACATCTGGGCCTGCCGGACCGAGAGGACGTCAAGGCCGGCGTGATCGCCTACAAGATCGCCGCGCACGCGGCGGACTTGGCGAAGGGCCATCCGGGGGCGCAGATCCGCGACAACGCCCTGTCCAAGGCCCGCTTCGAATTCCGCTGGGAGGATCAGTTCAACCTCTCGCTCGATCCCGACACGGCTCGCCGGTTCCACGACGCCACGTTGCCCGACCAGGCCGCGAAGGTCTCCCATTTTTGCAGCATGTGCGGACCCCATTTCTGCTCCATGAAGATCACGCAAGACGTGCGGGATTACGCGGCGCAGAAACAGATCGACGAGCAACGGGCGATTCAGATCGGCATGCAAGAAAAGGCGGACGAGTTCAGAAAGACCGGAGCCGAAATCTACCGCTAG
- a CDS encoding undecaprenyl-diphosphate phosphatase gives MNEWGPALAVILGIIEGLTEFLPVSSTGHLILAGHALGFTGETAANAEIAIQLGAILAVLVFEREKIGRLLSGAWQEQAELRALAKKGGSSTWSACLKTSVQTHRHLWFVIGLGVAFLPAALVGLSAHGWITAHLFTPRTVGATSILGGMIILLVESMKRTNRTTTLEHVSLSHAAWIGLAQCASLIPGMSRSGSTIIGGLLAGLDRKVATEYSFFLALPTIIAATLYETWKARAAFTDQDFMALGIGMLVSFLVAWAVIAAFLSYVQRHTLRVFAYYRIILGVAVLAIVH, from the coding sequence ATGAATGAATGGGGTCCCGCGCTCGCCGTCATCCTGGGCATCATCGAGGGCTTGACTGAATTCCTGCCCGTCTCCTCGACCGGCCACCTGATCTTGGCCGGCCACGCCCTGGGTTTTACCGGCGAGACGGCCGCCAACGCGGAAATCGCCATCCAACTCGGCGCCATCCTGGCCGTGCTCGTCTTTGAGAGGGAAAAAATCGGCAGGCTTCTGTCGGGCGCCTGGCAAGAGCAGGCGGAGCTTCGCGCTCTGGCGAAAAAGGGCGGATCGTCCACTTGGTCGGCCTGCCTGAAAACCTCTGTTCAAACGCACCGCCACCTGTGGTTCGTGATCGGCCTGGGCGTCGCCTTTTTGCCCGCCGCTTTGGTCGGCCTGTCGGCGCACGGCTGGATCACCGCTCATCTTTTTACGCCTCGGACGGTCGGCGCCACCTCCATCCTCGGCGGAATGATCATCCTTCTTGTGGAGAGCATGAAACGAACCAACCGAACGACGACGCTTGAGCACGTCTCTCTTTCTCACGCCGCATGGATCGGTTTGGCGCAGTGCGCCTCCCTGATCCCCGGCATGTCCCGGTCCGGCTCCACGATCATCGGCGGCCTGCTGGCTGGCCTTGACCGAAAAGTGGCCACGGAATACTCCTTCTTCCTCGCCCTGCCGACGATCATCGCCGCCACGCTGTACGAAACGTGGAAAGCCAGGGCCGCGTTTACGGATCAAGATTTCATGGCGCTCGGCATCGGCATGCTCGTCTCATTCCTGGTCGCCTGGGCCGTCATCGCGGCGTTCTTATCCTACGTCCAGCGGCACACCTTGCGCGTGTTCGCGTATTACCGTATTATCCTCGGCGTCGCCGTGCTGGCGATTGTTCACTGA
- the lspA gene encoding signal peptidase II: protein MNGSPLPHFLLASLTGVVIAVDQITKLRVMQTMRLHESIPVIPNFFSLTYIRNPGAAFGLLAGSSQTFRMIFFGATSLFALGLLSAILLRMPERDRMGRFSVAGILGGAIGNLIDRIKYGEVIDFLDFYINDYHWPAFNVADSAITVGVIFLIIHFSLEKKEAPSSSEGASVP from the coding sequence TTGAACGGCTCTCCCTTGCCCCACTTCCTGTTGGCTTCCCTGACCGGCGTCGTCATCGCGGTCGATCAGATCACCAAGCTGCGCGTCATGCAGACGATGCGGCTGCACGAGTCCATCCCCGTTATTCCCAATTTCTTCAGTTTGACGTACATCCGAAACCCCGGCGCGGCGTTCGGTCTCCTGGCGGGCAGCAGCCAGACCTTTCGCATGATCTTTTTCGGCGCGACCTCGCTGTTTGCGCTCGGACTGTTGAGCGCGATTCTCCTGCGCATGCCGGAACGCGATCGGATGGGGCGCTTCAGTGTCGCCGGCATTTTAGGGGGAGCGATCGGCAATCTGATCGATCGGATCAAATACGGAGAAGTGATCGACTTTCTGGATTTTTATATCAACGACTACCATTGGCCGGCCTTCAATGTGGCGGACTCGGCCATTACCGTCGGGGTGATCTTCCTGATCATCCATTTTTCCCTCGAAAAAAAAGAAGCCCCTTCTTCTTCAGAAGGGGCTTCCGTCCCGTGA
- the nadA gene encoding quinolinate synthase NadA, with product MKTDVTVPKPITEYQSLTADELFDRTVAARQALGERVMILGHNYQRDEVIRHADFRGDSLLLSKLAAERSDRPYVVFCGVHFMAETADILSRSNQTVILPDMAAGCSMADMAAIEQVDQCWEALGRLMPVEETVTPAVYVNSAAVLKAFCGEHGGITCTSSNARAVLEWSWARREKVLFFPDEHLGRNTANTMGIPRDEMIVWDPYQPNGGNTKESIRRARLILWKGHCSVHQMFQPAHVEYFRKQYPDGRVIVHPECHEDVVNKADLVGSTEFIIRTVSAAPAGTIWAVGTELNLVNRLKRERPDKKIFFLSSTICQCATMFRIDAAHLCWAMENLAEGQVVNHIVVPEDDKRWARVALDRMMAIS from the coding sequence GTGAAAACAGACGTCACGGTGCCGAAGCCGATCACCGAGTATCAATCATTGACGGCGGACGAATTGTTCGATCGGACCGTTGCGGCCAGGCAAGCGCTCGGCGAACGGGTCATGATCTTGGGGCACAACTACCAGCGGGATGAAGTGATCCGGCACGCCGATTTTCGGGGAGATTCGCTGCTGTTGTCGAAACTGGCCGCCGAACGATCGGACCGACCCTACGTCGTGTTTTGCGGCGTCCATTTCATGGCCGAGACGGCGGACATCCTGAGCCGATCCAATCAGACGGTCATTCTGCCCGACATGGCCGCCGGCTGTTCGATGGCGGACATGGCGGCGATCGAGCAGGTCGATCAGTGTTGGGAAGCGCTCGGCCGCCTGATGCCGGTCGAGGAGACCGTGACGCCGGCGGTGTACGTCAATTCCGCGGCCGTTCTCAAGGCGTTTTGCGGAGAGCATGGCGGCATCACCTGCACGTCGTCCAACGCCAGGGCCGTCCTCGAGTGGTCGTGGGCGCGGCGCGAGAAGGTGCTGTTCTTCCCCGACGAACATCTCGGTCGCAACACGGCGAACACAATGGGCATCCCGCGCGACGAGATGATCGTGTGGGACCCCTATCAGCCGAACGGCGGCAACACCAAAGAGTCCATTCGGCGCGCCAGGCTGATTCTGTGGAAGGGGCATTGCAGCGTGCATCAGATGTTTCAGCCCGCGCACGTCGAGTATTTTCGAAAACAATATCCCGACGGCCGCGTCATCGTGCACCCCGAGTGCCATGAAGACGTCGTCAACAAGGCCGACCTCGTGGGATCGACCGAGTTCATCATCCGAACCGTGTCGGCCGCGCCGGCGGGCACGATCTGGGCGGTCGGCACCGAGCTGAATCTGGTCAATCGTCTCAAACGCGAGCGGCCGGACAAGAAAATTTTCTTTCTCTCCTCGACCATCTGCCAATGCGCCACCATGTTCCGCATCGACGCCGCGCACCTCTGTTGGGCGATGGAAAATCTGGCGGAAGGACAGGTCGTCAACCACATTGTCGTTCCGGAAGACGACAAACGGTGGGCGAGGGTCGCGCTGGATCGGATGATGGCGATCAGCTAG
- a CDS encoding response regulator, whose protein sequence is MTITTNPTTERDAADSRKTLLVGVNDLFFYAKIREALLPHGYRLEKARSQDDIEKKASAIHPVAVLLDMNDLAIDAFQALKMLKEDRRFTTIPVLAYASHEDVETWNRARSLGVDRIVTRNEMSARTRDLVEAILSGAQ, encoded by the coding sequence ATGACCATCACGACGAATCCGACCACAGAGCGCGATGCCGCCGATTCCCGCAAGACCCTGCTGGTCGGTGTCAATGATCTGTTCTTTTACGCCAAAATCCGTGAAGCCCTGTTGCCGCACGGCTATCGATTGGAAAAGGCCCGGTCACAGGATGACATCGAGAAAAAAGCGTCGGCCATACACCCCGTCGCGGTGCTCCTCGACATGAACGATCTGGCCATCGATGCCTTTCAGGCCCTGAAGATGCTCAAGGAAGACCGTCGTTTCACCACGATCCCCGTGCTGGCCTACGCCAGCCACGAGGACGTCGAGACGTGGAACAGAGCCCGATCGCTCGGTGTCGATCGGATCGTCACCCGCAACGAGATGTCGGCGCGCACGAGGGATCTGGTGGAAGCGATCCTGTCCGGCGCGCAATGA
- a CDS encoding DUF2024 family protein gives MAADTVHVYDTWVMGKKGRIHFDVMTTDEATALKLAKEYLAGIGEPDASVTSKECQFCHSEPVFMFSAEQQKQFREKGGFIVPLPA, from the coding sequence ATGGCAGCGGATACCGTGCACGTGTATGACACCTGGGTGATGGGGAAGAAAGGCCGGATTCATTTCGACGTGATGACGACGGACGAGGCCACCGCCTTGAAGCTGGCCAAGGAGTATTTGGCCGGCATCGGAGAGCCGGATGCGTCGGTGACTTCCAAGGAGTGCCAGTTCTGCCACAGTGAGCCGGTGTTCATGTTCTCGGCGGAGCAGCAGAAGCAATTCAGGGAAAAGGGAGGATTCATCGTCCCCCTGCCGGCTTAA